One segment of Pyricularia oryzae 70-15 chromosome 3, whole genome shotgun sequence DNA contains the following:
- a CDS encoding cwfJ domain-containing protein, protein MATKIFVFGSVNGQLKSAFAKLATLQAKNNFAFAVVAGNLFTEADDDSVAALLNGTLKVPLPTYFTVGSTPLPPQIVEKIVAEEEICENLHYLNKRSVTKTSEGVRIATLGGLLDTNIAGQSKEHHLPFHTADDAKALRGVNSADILLTTTWPAAVSNGSRVNLTVDPTTIPSSETVADLCAALKPKYHFAMNTSDVFYEREAFFHPPKSEGETSFDITRFLSLASFGNSSKAKAMYAFTLQTETVSILPTGTTVSPFYKSGPRKRTADEAEGYSRFAREDDGDRRNNKRRRNDRNRSPPPGPDRCFFCLSNPNLPTHMVCTIGEDAYIATAKGPLPSAQTFQEQGLNFPAHMIIVPLTHAPTLTTKHMGPEAEVTFKECTRFRESLQAMVSSLSKHKLGTVSWEISRERGIHPHWQVMPISTDMIKKGLVEAAFQVEAENTKLPKLEERDFGLGDEIEGDYFRVWIHAENDDENGGSIISKCLLMRFDQSVRFDLQFGRKVMAKLLGLDKRFQWRDCVQTEQEEKQDADAIREAFKPWDFTA, encoded by the exons ATGGCAACCAAAAT TTTCGTCTTTGGCAGTGTCAATGGACAACTCAAGTCTGCCTTTGCTAAGCTAGCGACCCTCCAAGCCAAGAACAATTTCGCCTTTGCTGTCGTCGCGGGCAACCTATTCACCGAAGCAGACGACGATTCTGTCGCTGCACTGCTCAATGGCACACTCAAAGTCCCACTACCAACCTACTTTACCGTCGGCTCAACTCCGCTACCACCTCAAATCGTCGAGAAGATcgtggccgaggaggagatATGCGAAAACCTCCACTATCTCAACAAGCGAAGCGTGACCAAGACTTCCGAGGGCGTGCGGATCGCAACATTGGGCGGCCTGCTCGACACCAACATTGCAGGGCAGTCCAAGGAACACCACCTCCCGTTTCATACCGCCGACGATGCCAAGGCGCTGCGCGGCGTCAACTCCGCCGATATCCTGCTCACTACAACATGGCCAGCGGCAGTGTCCAACGGCTCCCGCGTCAACCTCACAGTTGACCCGACGACGATTCCTAGCAGCGAGACCGTGGCTGATCTCTGCGCTGCTCTCAAACCGAAATACCACTTCGCGATGAATACATCCGATGTCTTCTACGAGCGCGAAGCCTTCTTCCATCCGCCAAAGAGCGAGGGTGAGACCAGCTTTGACATCACGCGGTTTCTATCTCTTGCTAGCTTCGGCAACTCGAGCAAGGCGAAGGCGATGTACGCATTCACCCTGCAGACCGAGACAGTATCGATACTCCCTACCGGTACTACCGTCTCGCCATTCTACAAAAGCGGGCCCAGAAAGCGAACTGCAGATGAGGCCGAGGGCTACTCGCGCTTTGCTAGAGAGGATGATGGAGACCGTCGGAATAATAAGAGGCGAAGAAACGACAGGAACAGGTCTCCCCCGCCTGGACCAGACCGTTGCTTCTTTTGCCTGTCGAATCCGAACCTACCGACCCATATGGTCTGCACAATCGGCGAGGATGCGTACATTGCTACTGCCAAGGGACCGCTCCCGTCCGCACAGACTTTCCAGGAACAGGGCCTCAACTTTCCAGCTCACATGATTATCGTACCGCTCACTCACGCCCCGACTTTGACCACCAAGCATATGGGACCCGAGGCCGAAGTCACCTTCAAAGAATGCACACGCTTCCGCGAATCGCTGCAAGCCATGGTATCCTCTCTGAGCAAGCACAAGTTGGGGACCGTATCGTGGGAGATTAGCAGAGAGCGCGGCATTCACCCTCACTGGCAAGTCATGCCAATTTCAACCGACATGATAAAGAAAGGTCTCGTCGAGGCGGCGTTTCAAGTCGAGGCGGAGAACACAAAGTTGCCAAAGCTTGAGGAACGCGATTTTGGCCTAGGCGATGAAATCGAGGGAGATTATTTCCGCGTGTGGATACACGCCGAGAACGATGACGAGAATGGAGGCAGCATAATCAGCAAATGCCTCCTGATGCGCTTCGATCAGAGTGTACGATTTGACCTCCAATTTGGTCGCAAGGTCATGGCAAAACTGCTAGGCTTGGATAAGCGCTTTCAGTGGCGCGACTGCGTCCAGACCGAACAGGAGGAGAAGCAGGACGCGGATGCTATCCGCGAGGCGTTCAAGCCCTGGGACTTTACGGCTTAA